A stretch of Henckelia pumila isolate YLH828 chromosome 4, ASM3356847v2, whole genome shotgun sequence DNA encodes these proteins:
- the LOC140862099 gene encoding uncharacterized protein — protein sequence MREKAVKDKLTKAPAKNKSIAAATKKRNSKDIIVEDEAEQKNGKRFFSRCSPSYFKSVMRKLKSILGEQQKSRIDDTLFGKWIDMPVLAISSGRIDYLLDKFQVDSCCFIVGDDIRIPFRSAEFSIVLGLQHSGQPVDLDLKMDSRFLERHFAGKVINANRAAIKEKLLLLARSNNESAIEDFAWMYETVPTLGVRHSLNIYPRLFRWGKSKIPLTAAGAESSLRCIDTTQVLSIHPLCDEENLVDIKNVFKSVESTSEVRRIGKIVIEQIDEIKLLKKRCAELEAGYVRFGSEGKKFLLKKHDNIDEDVEQIDKTREEFNFELAHDTGSNFDDFIDVTVHNVVSELHKESKDLEGSHCGIASADGLKEENNDMLGVESESGPINENDGGSGGLATSEVEKMNVFQSSIVDNVRTRTDRVKKKKDLMFVTPPSSTPKRKKKIRKESFVDVEKDGCTPEKANMDVFKGRVDFCGCEEAPDEEKKLVIDFLAREILDVIVWQNECLRLTGPQFCPFLFLEPVESEIINVYMIIMQKKSIDYGFEIYCMDTIVQREVLQNLEKYGKHRILYNTDYEVFLSRLTSFMRCRLQGLNKDLFRRCKYVIFPINDNWHWYLLVYEASSRTFKVLDSMHDPMAMGTARVYVSLTRLHFSST from the exons ATGAGGGAAAAGGCAGTGAAGGATAAACTGACAAAAGCTCCAGCGAAGAATAAATCTATTGCAGCGGCAACGAAGAAGAGAAACAGCAAAG ACATAATTGTAGAAGATGAAGCAGAGCAAAAAAATGGGAAGAGATTTTTTTCAAGATGCTCTCCCTCTTATTTTAAAAGTGTGATGAGGAAGTTGAAGTCGATCCTAGGCGAGCAGCAAAAGAGTCGTATAGATGATACTCTTTTTGGTAAATGGATTGATATGCCTGTCCTTGCAATCAGTAGTGGCAGGATTGATTATCTACTCGACAAATTTCAGGTGGATTCATGTTGTTTTATTGTTGGTGATGATATAAGGATCCCTTTCCGTTCAGCAGAGTTCTCTATTGTGCTTGGTCTGCAGCATAGTGGCCAACCCGTGGACTTGGACCTAAAAATGGATTCCAGATTTTTAGAACGTCATTTTGCCGGAAAAGTCATCAATGCCAATCGGGCAGCCATTAAGGAAAAACTTCTTTTACTTGCAAGAAGTAACAATGAGAGTGCAATTGAAGATTTt GCTTGGATGTATGAGACCGTCCCAACTTTAGGAGTACGTCACAGTTTAAATATTTACCCTCGGTTGTTTCGGTGGGGTAAAAGCAAGATCCCATTGACGGCTGCTGGTGCTGAATCATCATTGAGATGCATAGATACAACCCAA GTTCTGTCCATACACCCACTTTGTGATGAGGAAAATCTAGTAGACATAAAGAATGTTTTTAAGTCGGTAGAGAGTACATCTGAAGTGAGAAGAATCGGAAAAATTGTGATAGAACAAATTGATGAGATAAAGTTGTTGAAAAAAAGGTGTGCTGAATTAGAGGCTGGATATGTGAGATTTGGATCCGAAGGAAAGAAATTTTTGTTGAAGAAACATGACAATATTGATGAAGATGTTGAGCAGATCGATAAAACCCGGGAAGAATTTAATTTTGAGTTAGCACATGATACAGGCAGTaattttgatgattttattGATGTAACTGTGCATAATGTTGTTTCTGAATTACATAAAGAAAGCAAAGATTTAGAAGGATCACATTGTGGGATTGCTTCAGCTGATGGTTTGAAAGAAGAGAACAATGATATGTTAGGAGTTGAATCTGAGAGTGGACCAATTAATGAGAACGATGGTGGTAGTGGTGGTCTTGCTACTTCAGAAGTGGAGAAGATGAATGTTTTCCAATCTTCAATTGTGGATAATGTGAGGACCAGGACTGATCGTGTGAAGAAAAAAAAGGATTTGATGTTTGTGACTCCACCTAGCTCAACACCAAAACGTAAAAAGAAGATAAGAAAAGAG TCATTTGTAGATGTTGAGAAGGACGGGTGTACTCCTGAAAAGGCAAACATGGATGTATTCAAAGGTAGAGTTGATTTTTGTGGATGTGAAGAAGCGCCcgatgaagaaaaaaaattggtgATAGACTTTCTTGCTAGAGAGatattgga CGTCATCGTTTGGCAAAATGAGTGTTTGAGATTAACTGGGCCTCAATTCTGTCCCTTTTTGTTTCTCGAGCCTGTTGAGTCTGAGATAATTAATGTCTATATGATCATTATGCAAAAGAAAAGCATCGATTatggatttgaaatttattgCATGGATACAATTGTGCAG AGAGAAGTGCTTCAGAacttggaaaaatatggaaaacATAGGATTCTATACAACACCGACTACGAAGTGTTTCTTTCAAGGTTGACATCTTTCATGAGGTGTAGACTGCAGGGGCTGAACAAAGATTTATTTAGAAGATGCAAATATGTCATTTTTCCCATTAACGACAATTGGCACTGGTATTTGTTAGTTTATGAAGCTTCTAGCAGGACATTTAAAGTGTTGGACTCCATGCATGATCCAATGGCAATGGGGACAGCAAGAGTTTATGTGAGTTTGACCAGATTACATTTCAGTAGCACTTAA